A stretch of the Flavobacterium aquiphilum genome encodes the following:
- the rpmG gene encoding 50S ribosomal protein L33 → MAKKGNRIQVILECTEHKASGVAGTSRYITTKNKKNTPDRLEIKKFNPILKRVTVHKEIK, encoded by the coding sequence ATGGCAAAGAAAGGAAATAGAATCCAGGTAATTTTAGAATGTACTGAGCACAAAGCATCAGGTGTTGCTGGAACTTCAAGATACATTACAACTAAGAACAAAAAAAATACTCCAGACAGATTAGAGATTAAAAAATTTAATCCAATCTTGAAAAGAGTTACTGTTCATAAAGAAATTAAATAA
- a CDS encoding DUF4295 domain-containing protein — MAKKTVASLQTSSKRLSKAIKMVKSPVTGAYTFVESIMAPEEVDEFLKKK, encoded by the coding sequence ATGGCAAAGAAAACCGTAGCATCGTTACAAACATCTTCTAAGAGATTATCAAAAGCCATTAAAATGGTGAAATCTCCTGTAACTGGAGCATATACATTCGTAGAATCTATTATGGCTCCTGAAGAAGTTGATGAATTCTTGAAAAAGAAATAA
- the ftsY gene encoding signal recognition particle-docking protein FtsY, producing MSFFKKIFSSEKKDSNFSLEAKQSLDKGLEKTKTSFFSKLTKAVAGKSKVDDDVLDNLEEVLVSSDVGVDTTLKIINRIEKRVEADKYLGTDELNHILRDEIAGLLSETNTADTTEFVIPQNTKPYVLMVVGVNGVGKTTTIGKLAYQFKKAGLKVVLGAADTFRAAAIDQLQIWADRVGVPIVRQEMGSDPASVAFDTLQSAVAQNADVVIIDTAGRLHNKINLMNELSKVKRVMQKVVGDAPHDVMLVLDGSTGQNAFEQAKQFTAATEVTSLAVTKLDGTAKGGVVIGISDQFQIPVKYIGVGEGIEDLQVFNKYEFVDSFFK from the coding sequence ATGAGCTTTTTTAAAAAAATATTCTCTTCAGAGAAAAAAGACTCGAACTTTAGCCTAGAGGCGAAGCAATCATTAGACAAAGGTCTAGAAAAAACAAAAACCAGTTTCTTTTCCAAATTAACCAAAGCTGTGGCTGGAAAGTCAAAAGTGGATGATGATGTTTTGGATAATTTAGAGGAAGTCCTGGTTTCTTCGGATGTAGGAGTCGATACAACCCTTAAGATAATTAACCGAATTGAAAAAAGAGTAGAAGCTGACAAGTATCTTGGAACTGATGAGCTCAACCATATTTTGAGAGATGAGATTGCAGGATTACTATCGGAAACCAATACAGCTGACACTACAGAATTTGTAATACCTCAAAACACAAAACCTTATGTTTTAATGGTAGTTGGTGTTAATGGTGTGGGTAAAACAACTACAATTGGGAAATTGGCTTACCAATTCAAGAAGGCTGGTTTAAAAGTGGTTTTGGGTGCAGCCGATACTTTCCGTGCGGCAGCTATTGATCAATTGCAAATCTGGGCTGATAGAGTAGGTGTTCCTATTGTTCGTCAGGAAATGGGAAGTGATCCTGCTTCGGTTGCTTTTGATACCTTACAATCAGCGGTGGCTCAAAATGCAGATGTTGTTATTATTGATACAGCTGGGCGTTTACATAACAAAATTAACCTGATGAATGAGCTTTCAAAAGTAAAACGTGTAATGCAAAAAGTGGTTGGCGATGCACCACATGATGTAATGCTTGTTTTGGATGGTTCTACAGGACAAAATGCTTTCGAACAAGCTAAGCAATTTACTGCCGCTACCGAAGTAACTTCGCTTGCGGTTACCAAATTGGACGGAACAGCCAAAGGTGGTGTTGTTATTGGTATTTCAGATCAATTCCAGATTCCGGTTAAATATATTGGTGTTGGTGAAGGTATTGAAGACTTACAGGTTTTCAATAAGTACGAGTTTGTGGATAGTTTTTTTAAATAA
- a CDS encoding serine hydrolase domain-containing protein, which translates to MSKSILLIVFAFFCINCSSDNNEPAPTPTPTETLYFPPLSGTTWETKTLESLGWKQSAVQPLLDYLELKHSKGFIILVNGRIVMENYFNGHDAITNWYWASAGKTLTSTMTGIAQQENLININNKVSQYIGTGWTSIPLAKENLITCKHLLTMTSGLDDSTDDVSPAALTYVADAGTRWAYHNVYVKLQDVIAQASGQSWSNYFNAKLRDKIGMNGTWFTSGNNIVYYSTTRSMARFGLLMYNKGKWENNVILNENYFNEATNTSQNINLGYGYLWWLNGKANYHLPQSQLTFQGSIIPSAPSDMFMALGKNDQKIYIVPSKKMVVIRMGDAADNVNLALSDFDDTLWKKINALYQ; encoded by the coding sequence ATGTCTAAATCAATACTTTTAATAGTTTTTGCATTTTTCTGCATCAATTGTTCTTCAGATAATAACGAACCTGCTCCTACGCCAACTCCTACAGAAACCTTATATTTTCCGCCGCTTTCAGGAACCACTTGGGAAACCAAAACCTTAGAAAGTCTTGGGTGGAAACAATCTGCAGTACAACCACTATTGGATTATCTCGAACTAAAACATTCTAAAGGCTTCATTATCCTTGTTAACGGTCGTATTGTTATGGAAAATTATTTTAATGGCCATGATGCCATTACCAATTGGTATTGGGCTAGTGCTGGCAAAACATTGACATCTACTATGACCGGAATCGCACAACAAGAAAACCTTATCAATATCAACAATAAAGTATCTCAATATATTGGAACTGGCTGGACAAGCATACCACTTGCCAAAGAGAATTTAATAACCTGTAAACATCTATTGACAATGACTTCTGGCTTGGATGACAGTACTGATGATGTTTCCCCTGCAGCACTTACCTATGTTGCAGATGCAGGAACACGCTGGGCATATCACAATGTATATGTAAAATTACAGGATGTCATTGCACAGGCAAGCGGGCAATCGTGGAGTAATTACTTCAATGCCAAATTAAGAGATAAAATAGGAATGAATGGCACGTGGTTTACATCCGGCAACAATATTGTTTACTACAGTACCACAAGAAGCATGGCCCGTTTTGGATTACTGATGTACAATAAAGGAAAATGGGAAAATAACGTAATCCTTAACGAAAATTATTTTAATGAAGCCACCAATACTTCTCAAAATATCAACTTAGGATACGGTTATTTGTGGTGGCTCAACGGTAAAGCCAATTATCATCTACCACAATCACAGCTTACTTTTCAAGGGAGTATTATTCCTTCTGCACCAAGCGATATGTTTATGGCTTTGGGTAAAAACGATCAAAAAATCTATATCGTTCCAAGCAAAAAAATGGTAGTTATCCGAATGGGAGATGCCGCCGATAACGTAAATCTCGCCCTATCCGATTTTGATGACACGCTTTGGAAAAAAATAAATGCTTTATATCAGTAA
- a CDS encoding DUF721 domain-containing protein, with protein MAKRLNDHSSVGDVLKQIIEVNKLQSGMDQIDVREAWCNLMGNGVKTYTKNVILKGTTLYVELTSSVLREELSHGKSKIIKMINEELRRDVVKDVVLR; from the coding sequence ATGGCAAAAAGACTAAATGATCACAGCAGTGTAGGTGATGTTCTGAAGCAAATTATTGAGGTTAATAAATTGCAATCCGGAATGGATCAAATTGATGTGAGGGAAGCCTGGTGCAATTTGATGGGGAATGGAGTGAAAACGTATACTAAAAATGTTATTCTGAAAGGAACTACATTGTATGTTGAATTGACTTCATCGGTTTTGCGCGAGGAGTTAAGTCATGGTAAATCAAAGATTATTAAAATGATCAATGAAGAGTTGCGTAGAGATGTTGTGAAGGATGTAGTGCTGAGATAG